The genomic window GAGAGCACCGACTGACAACGACAGAAATATTATGCGTGATTGGATAAATGCCGATTATCATAGAGAACAAAGCTACGTCTACGACTGTACTTATGATGTGACTGATACAGTTACGATAAAGTGTCATAATGCGCTTATTCCCGTTGTGCAGCGCAAGCATATGGATATTGAAACCGTATGGACGATTTATGCAAACGGTATTGTTGATATGCAGTCGAGCGTTAAAGTGGGCGAAAATCTGCCTGTAATTCCGCGATTTGGTTTGAGATTTTTCACTAAAGGCGAGAATGTCAAGTATTACGGCTACGGTCCGTATGAAAGTTACAGTGATAAGCACCTTTGCACATATCTTGATGAATTTAATACAACCGTTTCGGATATGTATGAACCATATATAAAACCACAGGAAAACGGAAGTCATTTCGGTACAAGATATGTTGAAACGGAAAATATCAGAGTAAGCTCGGATACTCCGTTTTCATTCAGTGCGTTGCATTACACGCAAGAGGAATTGACCGAAAAGAAACATAATTTTGAACTTGAAAAATGCGACGATACTGTTTTGTGTATTGATTATAAGCAAAACGGTATAGGTCAAAACAGCTGTGGACCGCTTACACAAGAAGAATATCGCTTTGATGAAAGTGAATTTGAATTTAAAATAAGAATTGAAATTAAATAGGAACACAAAAAAGGATAGCGGCAATATGTCGCTATCCTTTATTTTATCTTACCATTTCATCTTGATGACCTGTTGCTTTGTGTGATTTAATAACGCTTTCGATTTCTTCAATACTGCTTGCTGACATATCGCCTGCAACAGTGTTTTTAACAGCTGAAAGTGCGTTGCCGATTTCGATTGCTCTTTCAGGAGTACCGTACTTGATAAGTCCGTAAAGCACACCTGCAAGATATGCGTCACCCGAGCCTATGCGGTCGATAACTTCGATATTATTGTAAGGTTCTTCTTCATAGAAATTACCGTTCATATATATTTTTGAGTTGAAATTATGGTGCGTAGGGCTTACAGCCTCACGTCTTGTTGTTGCAATAAGTGTGCAACCGTAAGTGTCGGCATAGCCTTTCATTATTTCTTCCAAAGTACCTGTTCTCTGCAACATTCTTCTTGATGTTTCTTCCGAAACGAAAAGAAAATCTACATATGGGAATATCGCCTCAACAGTCTTTTTAGCCTCTTCTTCAGACCACAAACTTGCACGGTAGTTTACGTCAAATGAAATATATGCACCTGCCTCGTGGAATTTATGTATCATTTTAATAGCCGTTTCCTTTAGTGATGGGTCAAGTGCAAGCGTAATGCTTGAAATGTGAAAAATCTTAGTTTTTGCGTATATATCCTCCGGAAGTTCGTCAAGAGAAAGTGAACAAAAACTTGAATTTGCTCTGTCATAAATTACCGATGATTTTCGCGGATAAGCACCGCTTTCATAGTAATAAACGCCCAATCTTTTTTGAGGTGAGTGGTCATATATGATATAGTCATCGGACACGTTTCCGTAACGAATTTTATTTCTTATGAAATGTCCCATTTTGTTTTCGGGCAATTTTGTAACTATCGCCGAACGAATACCGAGCATTGCCGCACCCGATACAACGTTAAGTTCACTTCCGCCCGCATTTTTTTCAAATGTTTCGCTTTGAGAAATCTTTTCTTTGTTTGGAGGTGAAAGTCTTAGCATAACTTCGCCTAAACCGATAAGGTCAAAATCAGTATTTTCTTTAAATTCCATAGTAAAATCCTCCATCATAATGAATAATTTTATTATACAATACAACAGTGCATTTAGTCAATAATTGTTATTATTTTGACATAGACAAATTTGTTGTAAAGTGCAGGCCGTTATGATATAATCATATTCAGAGGTGTTAAAAAATGAAAACCAACTGTGAATTTTGTATGAATTACTATTATGATGATGAATATGAATGTTATTGCTGTGCGATAAATTTGGACGAGGACGAAATGTACAGATTTACGATGGGCAATAACGATAACTGCCATTATTTCAGAATGGGCGACGACTATACGATTGTAAGGAAGCAAAACTGATGGACAGAACAATACTTCATTGCGACTGTAATGCATTTTATGCGTCGGTAGAATGTGTATTAAATCCGGAACTTAAAAAAGTGCCTATGGCGGTCGGCGGTGACGAGGAAAGCAGGCACGGCATTATTTTGGCAAAGAATGAGCTTGCGAAAAAGTACAACATACAAACTGCCGAAACAATTTGGCAGGCAAAGAAAAAGTGTCCCGATTTAGTCATAGTCAGACCGCACCATGATTTGTATTACAAGTATTCAAAGCAGGTTATGGATATTTATAAACGGTACACCGATTATGTCGAGTCGTTCGGACCTGACGAGGCTTGGCTTGATGTTACGGGAAGTAAAAGACTGTTCGGTGACGGTGTGAAGATTGCGAACGAGCTTAGAAGAATTGTAAGAGAGGAAACAGGGCTTACAATTTCAGTCGGAGTGTCATTTTGCAAGGTGTTCGCAAAGCTTGGCAGTGACTATAAAAAACCGGATGCGACTACTGTGTTTTCAAAATCAAATTGGAAACAGTTTATATATCCGCTGTCGGTAAGAGATTTGCTTTTTGTCGGAAAAAAGACGGGTGATGAACTTGAAAGATTAGGCGTTAAAACTATCGGTCAGCTTGCAAAATATGACGAACATATCCTTGTCAGGCATTTCGGTAAAGCGGGGAATATGCTGTACAGATACGCAAACGGACTTGACAGTGAGCCGGTTAAATCAATATACGAAAAAGAGAAAGTTAAATCGGTCGGCAACAGTATGACGTTCAGACAGGACCTTGTCGGTGAAGAAGATGTACGGAGCGGTATATATGCACTTTCGGACAGTGTTGCGGCACGTTTACGCCGAAAAAATATGAAATGCACGACAGTGCAAATATTGATAAAAGATCCGCAATTTAAGAGTATAAGCCGTCAGAAAAAACTCGAAAAGCCTACATATGTTTCAAGAGATATACGCAATGCGGCGATGGAGCTTGTAAAAAAATCTTGGAATTTAAAATTGCCGATACGAATGATGTCTGTAACGGGAACAAACCTTGTCGGCGAGAATGACGTATACGAACAGATGAGTTTGATTGAGGACAATACGGAAAATACGAAAAAAGTCGAGCAATTTGAAAAAACGGTTGATAATTTGAAAAATCGTTTCGGAAATGTGGTTTCGCTTGGCGGAAGTATAAAAAAATATGAGGGCAGTATAAGGAAAAGACCGTAAAAGTCATAAAATCGAAATTTAATTCATATCTCGATAGGGGAGATATGAATATGTATAAAAGAAATCGTGTGAGCGGTAATTCCGGTGAGAAAATCGCTTGAGGTAAGATAATGCGTGTAAATTAAGAGGAACAGATTTTAAATCTGCTCCTTTTTTAGTAAGTGTATTATTCGATAAACCGAAATTTAGCATTTTAAAATTATCTCCACTGCTTCATTTATAATAATTTTAAGTTCTTTTGTACCATCAATCACATAATCAGATATCGGTAAAATATCTTGTAGCATTTGTACATAAGCTATCCTTGCATATTTCAGATATACATCCATTTCATAACGAATATCATCCGCAGAAGATTCTTTCATATCTCTTAGGACTTTTCGAGCCAGTGCAATGTCTAATGGTGTATCAATAAATATACAACAATCCAAATAATCTTTTATCATTTTATTCTGATATGCAAACGGATAATCCAACAGCAAATAATCGTATCTGTCGCTATTTATTATTTTTTCAATATCTGCTTTTAACGGAGATAAATCCCATACATTATAATTCGCACCGTCTGATACCCATTTATAAAAGTCATTTACTTCTCCGTCAAACGAGTAGTCATCAAAGTGAAGCGATGCTGTCCTTGTTAGTTTATCTTTTATTGCATTTACTAAAGTTGTTTTTCCGCCTGCTGTCACAGCTCCGATAGCTATTATTTTCATTTCACTTACCCTCTAAATTCCGATTTATCTAAGTTATTTTAAATCCTTAAACATTTTTATATGCGGACAAAATTCTTCTTTATATATTTCGCCGATTTCGGTGTAACCGAGCTTTTTATAAAAATCTTTTGCCTGTATTTGAGCGGAAAGCTCGATATGATGCGCACCAAATTCAAGTGCTTTTTCTTCAAGTATGACGATAACCTCACTGCCGAGCGACTGACCTCTGTATTCTTTCATAACGGCGATACGGCCGATTTTCATGCAATCGTCGAAAAATAGTCGTCCCGTTGCACAAGGATTATCGTTTTCATCGTACAAAACAAGGTGCAAAGCGGTTTCGTCAATGTCGTCAAATTCGTATTCAAAACCCTGCTCTTCCACGAAAACGGACTGCCTTATCAATCTTGCATCCGGACTGTTAGTGAGTCCTTTTGATAGTGTATATTTCATAAATTCACCCCTAACATTCCTATTATATCATACATATTGCATAAAAACAAGTGAAATTTTAAAAATCAGAAAAATATTCAAAAAAAATTTAAAATGCTGTAATTAAGTATTGCAAAAACAATAAAAAGTGATATAATATAAACGTAAGCTATACAGCGGGGAGGCGAAGAAGATGTCAGAGGGGACAGTGGAAGAACTTCAAGAAAGAGTTCATCAACTGGAAGAAAATTTACGAAAAGTAAAGAGTCTTGATGAACTTACCGGACTTTACAACAGGAATACATATTATGACCGTGTCAGGTGCAGATTTGAAAATGAACCGGACAAAGAATATGTTATTGTTTGCTTTGATGTCGAGAAATTCAAATTTGTCAATGACAGATTCGGTTTTGTCGAAGGTGACAGACTTCTTAGCTATATAGGCAAGAAATTGCAAGAAAGAGCCGCAAAATACGGTCTTGTAGCCGCAAGGCTTTCGGGTGATGTATTTTCTTTTATGGACTTTGAAGAAAATATTCAACCGGATGCATTGGGTGCGGAAATTCAAAGTTGGGTAAAGGATTATCCGATTGATTTTGAAATAAGAATGACTGTG from Hominilimicola fabiformis includes these protein-coding regions:
- a CDS encoding sugar kinase, whose protein sequence is MEFKENTDFDLIGLGEVMLRLSPPNKEKISQSETFEKNAGGSELNVVSGAAMLGIRSAIVTKLPENKMGHFIRNKIRYGNVSDDYIIYDHSPQKRLGVYYYESGAYPRKSSVIYDRANSSFCSLSLDELPEDIYAKTKIFHISSITLALDPSLKETAIKMIHKFHEAGAYISFDVNYRASLWSEEEAKKTVEAIFPYVDFLFVSEETSRRMLQRTGTLEEIMKGYADTYGCTLIATTRREAVSPTHHNFNSKIYMNGNFYEEEPYNNIEVIDRIGSGDAYLAGVLYGLIKYGTPERAIEIGNALSAVKNTVAGDMSASSIEEIESVIKSHKATGHQDEMVR
- a CDS encoding DUF6472 family protein, producing the protein MKTNCEFCMNYYYDDEYECYCCAINLDEDEMYRFTMGNNDNCHYFRMGDDYTIVRKQN
- the dinB gene encoding DNA polymerase IV, encoding MDRTILHCDCNAFYASVECVLNPELKKVPMAVGGDEESRHGIILAKNELAKKYNIQTAETIWQAKKKCPDLVIVRPHHDLYYKYSKQVMDIYKRYTDYVESFGPDEAWLDVTGSKRLFGDGVKIANELRRIVREETGLTISVGVSFCKVFAKLGSDYKKPDATTVFSKSNWKQFIYPLSVRDLLFVGKKTGDELERLGVKTIGQLAKYDEHILVRHFGKAGNMLYRYANGLDSEPVKSIYEKEKVKSVGNSMTFRQDLVGEEDVRSGIYALSDSVAARLRRKNMKCTTVQILIKDPQFKSISRQKKLEKPTYVSRDIRNAAMELVKKSWNLKLPIRMMSVTGTNLVGENDVYEQMSLIEDNTENTKKVEQFEKTVDNLKNRFGNVVSLGGSIKKYEGSIRKRP
- a CDS encoding GNAT family N-acetyltransferase is translated as MKYTLSKGLTNSPDARLIRQSVFVEEQGFEYEFDDIDETALHLVLYDENDNPCATGRLFFDDCMKIGRIAVMKEYRGQSLGSEVIVILEEKALEFGAHHIELSAQIQAKDFYKKLGYTEIGEIYKEEFCPHIKMFKDLK